The genomic segment ATCGCATCCGGATCTGGCCCACCCCCGAATGACCCGTTTCCCCACGGAAAAAAGAGAGAGAGGAACTTTTTGGGTTTTTTAAATTAACCCGGCTTTCCTAAGGGGACGGGATTTTTATCTCCGTCCCTTGAAAAGTTAAATGAGGGGCGGGTCTtcgtttaatttatttttatttttagtttctTAAATcacattttaatattattaataagaTATATGaaactttaattttttaaaatactattaATTTATACACAtagtaaataataaattaaattatgacTACTAATGAAGActaaacaaaatataataatatttaataccAATACCAATAAGTAAAGAGAAATAAATTAtactaatattattttttaaaaaaatctaaaataacgatattaataaaataagaaTACCGATCCAACCTATTTGATTCGATGATAAGGTacattttacttttttttaaaaaaaaatgcttcttttattatattttattttaattaatttttttcaactattaaatatataatttttatatacttTATCATATCCATAGGTATGTATGGATTCATCGATTTATACAAAAATATACGATTGGTAGAAACATATCAAATGACCCGACAAAATTGTGAATTGAGAATCTTTCGTTTCATAGGTGCGACTTAATAATAATTTGTTGCAACATCCAAAGGAAAGCTCAagcattaattattattaatcaaaacaaaacTATACATAATGACTAAACTAATCATAATTAtctaaaaattaaaaacataatctcaagaacatttGGACGGAATTTGACGAGGTCCAAGAAACACTCCATCGGCATTAGAGCACAAGGCAGTGGTGGGTGCACCTGAGCCAGCCATAGTCAAGTCCAGCCCTCTGAACTCGATATCCTCGCATGGATGACTGTTGCTGCACTGCACATTCACTCCAACTTCCGAAGCCGACGTCCCCTTCACGCCTATGAATTTCACATCTTTGATCTTTATGCTCGATTCACCCTGTAAATAAAAAGAGACAAAATAAATCAAGATTctcttaaatttatatatatatatatatatatatatatatatatatataaatcaagattctcttaaatttatatatacatatatatatatatatatgcatatatatatatatgcatatatatatatatatgtatgcatgtgtgtgtgtgtatatacgCTGTGTTTGCAAGGGGAGTTGGAACAATAATATTGATCGATGAGGATCGGGTTCTTGGTGTTCTCGACTCGGATGTTGATGAACTGAACATCTGAGAGTCTTGCAGCCGATTTCGAAGGTGCCCATGTTTTGATTCTGACACCATTGTCGGTATCTCTAAATGTGCAGTCTCTTACGATGATCCCGCTCACGTCTTTCTCATTCTCGTACTTTCCTAGGCTTCCGATGCTGATGCCGTGCCCCGGACCACACACGACGCCCGAAACACTGATATTTGTGTTCCCGGAGCCGATGGACACGCAGTCGTCCCCGGTGGCTATGCTGGCCACTTCGATTCTCACGTGGTTGGAGTTCCCGATGTGGATCCCGTCGGTGTTCGGGCTGTCTTCTGGAGCCGTGATGTGTATGTTCTGGAACAGCAGGTTGTCGGAATCGTGGACGTGGAAATGGAACATCTCGCTGTCGATGGAGTGGATGTTACTGATGACGCCGTTATAGATTCGAAGCTTTACAGACTGCAGCATAACATGGTATCCATCATGCCAAGAAATTTGTTGAATAGTACATATATAGATTACAGGGGGATGTATTTCATTTCAAATGTAACATCAAATATAGAATACATCTATATGCATTCTTTCAAGCATAGACAGGCTCACTGTTTTACGATGATTCGACTTCACTGCAGGGCCGTAACCATGTCGTCCCCAAGACGATTCACCTTGGCCGTGAAAAGTACCGTTTCCATATAACATGAAGCCATCGATATTATGAAATGCGATCCAACAATCTAATTGATTAGATGAATGGCTTTTAGAAGCAACCAGTGTACCCTCCAAAAGAAAGTGAGTTTCCCCATTGCATGGCCCTTCAAAAGTTATGTCACCCACTGAGTATGTACCCTTGGGGACAGAGACTGTGCCTCCTTTAGTTGCACACGCTCCCTTCCAAGATTTCAATAACGCCTGCATGCACCAAGAATCGTGTTAGATTATACTTGTTCTAAATATTCTAGCATCGCTTGACTCGATAAATGAAGCAtataattgaataaaataattatgcatgtaACCAATCATTTTAGAACTCGAATCAAGCATCAGACAGTACTGCGTCATGTTTATAT from the Primulina tabacum isolate GXHZ01 chromosome 8, ASM2559414v2, whole genome shotgun sequence genome contains:
- the LOC142554276 gene encoding exopolygalacturonase-like is translated as MDSTKANFLFWALVTFSSLNYVHCRGKIFSVANYGAIADGKTDITEALLKSWKGACATKGGTVSVPKGTYSVGDITFEGPCNGETHFLLEGTLVASKSHSSNQLDCWIAFHNIDGFMLYGNGTFHGQGESSWGRHGYGPAVKSNHRKTVSLSMLERMHIDSVKLRIYNGVISNIHSIDSEMFHFHVHDSDNLLFQNIHITAPEDSPNTDGIHIGNSNHVRIEVASIATGDDCVSIGSGNTNISVSGVVCGPGHGISIGSLGKYENEKDVSGIIVRDCTFRDTDNGVRIKTWAPSKSAARLSDVQFINIRVENTKNPILIDQYYCSNSPCKHSGESSIKIKDVKFIGVKGTSASEVGVNVQCSNSHPCEDIEFRGLDLTMAGSGAPTTALCSNADGVFLGPRQIPSKCS